One Fusobacterium ulcerans DNA segment encodes these proteins:
- the pdxS gene encoding pyridoxal 5'-phosphate synthase lyase subunit PdxS: MSRYDLNKNLAQMLKGGVIMDVTTAAEAKIAEEAGACAVMALERVPADIRKNGGVARMSDPKMIKEIQAAVSIPVMAKVRIGHFVEAQILEALEIDYIDESEVLTPADDRFHVDKTLFKVPFVCGSRNLGEALRRISEGASMIRTKGEPGTGDVIEAVKHMRTLNEDIRKVVSSPESELYHIAKELGAPYDLVKYVHNNGKLPVVNFAAGGVATPADAALMMQLGCDGVFVGSGIFKSGDPAKRAAAIVKAVTNYNDPKILAEISEDLGEAMVGINVYSLAEDEKMAKRGW; this comes from the coding sequence ATGTCAAGATATGATTTAAATAAAAACTTAGCTCAAATGTTAAAAGGTGGAGTAATAATGGATGTAACTACAGCTGCTGAAGCTAAAATAGCTGAAGAAGCTGGTGCCTGTGCTGTTATGGCATTGGAAAGAGTTCCTGCTGATATAAGAAAAAATGGCGGAGTAGCAAGAATGTCTGATCCGAAAATGATAAAAGAGATACAGGCTGCTGTTTCTATTCCTGTAATGGCTAAAGTGAGAATTGGTCACTTTGTAGAAGCTCAAATACTTGAAGCTCTTGAAATAGATTATATTGACGAAAGTGAAGTTCTTACTCCTGCTGATGACAGATTCCATGTGGATAAAACATTATTTAAAGTTCCATTTGTATGTGGATCAAGAAATCTAGGAGAAGCTCTAAGAAGAATATCTGAAGGAGCAAGTATGATAAGAACTAAGGGGGAGCCTGGAACTGGAGATGTCATTGAAGCTGTAAAACATATGAGAACACTAAATGAAGATATCAGAAAAGTAGTATCTTCTCCTGAATCTGAACTTTATCATATTGCAAAGGAATTAGGAGCTCCATATGATTTAGTAAAATATGTTCATAACAATGGAAAACTTCCTGTGGTAAACTTTGCTGCTGGTGGGGTGGCTACACCTGCTGATGCAGCTCTTATGATGCAGCTTGGTTGTGATGGTGTCTTTGTTGGTTCTGGAATATTCAAATCTGGCGACCCGGCAAAGAGGGCTGCTGCTATTGTAAAAGCTGTAACAAATTACAATGATCCGAAAATTCTTGCTGAAATATCAGAAGATCTAGGAGAAGCAATGGTAGGTATCAATGTTTATTCTCTTGCTGAAGATGAGAAAATGGCTAAAAGAGGTTGGTAA
- a CDS encoding THUMP domain-containing class I SAM-dependent RNA methyltransferase has protein sequence MEKITLIASSTMGLESVVKDECVELGFENVRAFNGRVEFEGTVKDIVKANIHLRCADRVFIKMGEFKAVTFEDLFRNMKKIEWADFIPENGEFPISWVSSVKSKLFSKSDIQKIAKKAMVEKMKETYKKDYFYEDGALYAIKIQAHNDIFIVMMDTSGEGLHKRGYRAIKNEAPIKETMAAALVRLSRWKGGERPLLDPMCGTGTILIEAAMIARNIAPGANRNFASEGWKIIPENEWIEVRDEAFSNEDYEKEVKIYGSDIDPETIEIARENIRKAGVEDDITLECKNFLDIEMESRQGCLITNPPYGDRLLDEKAVERLYGLLGDVCRMRIPKWSYYVITSYEEFEKCFGGKATKNRKLYNGGIKCYYYQYYGESNGKNGKK, from the coding sequence ATGGAAAAAATAACTTTGATAGCTTCGAGTACTATGGGGCTTGAAAGTGTTGTAAAAGATGAATGCGTAGAACTTGGATTTGAAAATGTAAGGGCATTCAATGGAAGAGTAGAATTTGAAGGGACTGTAAAAGATATAGTTAAAGCAAATATACATTTAAGATGTGCAGATAGAGTATTTATAAAAATGGGAGAATTTAAAGCAGTTACATTTGAGGATCTTTTCAGAAATATGAAGAAAATAGAATGGGCTGATTTTATTCCAGAAAATGGAGAATTCCCTATAAGCTGGGTAAGTTCTGTGAAATCTAAACTTTTTTCAAAATCTGATATACAGAAAATAGCTAAAAAAGCTATGGTAGAAAAAATGAAAGAAACTTATAAAAAAGATTATTTCTATGAAGATGGAGCTTTATATGCAATAAAAATACAAGCACATAATGATATTTTTATAGTTATGATGGATACAAGCGGAGAGGGACTGCACAAAAGAGGATATAGAGCTATAAAAAATGAAGCTCCTATAAAAGAAACTATGGCAGCAGCTCTTGTGAGACTTTCAAGATGGAAAGGAGGAGAGAGACCTCTATTAGATCCTATGTGTGGAACAGGAACTATCCTTATAGAAGCAGCTATGATAGCAAGAAATATAGCTCCAGGAGCAAATAGAAACTTTGCATCTGAGGGATGGAAAATAATTCCAGAAAATGAATGGATAGAAGTGAGAGATGAAGCTTTTTCCAATGAAGATTATGAAAAAGAAGTTAAGATATATGGTTCAGATATAGATCCTGAAACTATAGAAATAGCCAGAGAAAATATAAGAAAAGCTGGTGTAGAAGATGATATAACTCTTGAGTGTAAAAATTTCTTAGATATAGAAATGGAATCAAGACAAGGGTGCCTTATAACTAACCCACCATATGGAGACAGACTTCTTGATGAAAAGGCAGTAGAAAGACTGTACGGACTTCTTGGAGATGTATGCAGAATGAGAATACCAAAATGGTCATACTATGTAATTACTTCATATGAAGAGTTTGAAAAATGCTTTGGAGGAAAAGCTACTAAGAACAGAAAACTATATAATGGTGGAATAAAATGCTATTATTATCAATATTATGGAGAAAGTAATGGAAAAAATGGTAAAAAATAA
- a CDS encoding TMEM175 family protein: MFGKNRIEAFSDGVIAIIITIMVLELKAPHRADISELSSLFPKFFSYILSFLYVGIYWNNHHHTFSVVNKINGKILWANTHLLFWLSLIPFTTSWMGETNFSEISAMMYGGVLLACSIAYYILIHLLIKSQGKNSKLKKAIGNDIKGKISPILYLTGIISAFFLPVISLFFYALTAVLWIIPDNRIEKLHIEEEK; this comes from the coding sequence ATGTTTGGAAAAAATAGAATAGAAGCATTTAGTGATGGAGTAATAGCCATCATTATAACAATAATGGTATTAGAATTAAAAGCACCTCATAGAGCAGATATTTCTGAACTCTCCAGTTTATTTCCAAAATTTTTTAGTTATATTTTAAGCTTTCTCTATGTGGGAATATACTGGAACAATCATCATCACACTTTCTCTGTTGTCAATAAGATAAACGGAAAAATCCTCTGGGCAAATACTCACCTGCTCTTTTGGCTTTCCCTTATTCCATTTACAACAAGCTGGATGGGTGAAACAAACTTCTCAGAAATCTCTGCTATGATGTATGGGGGCGTTCTTTTAGCCTGCTCCATAGCATACTATATTTTAATACATCTGCTTATAAAGTCACAAGGTAAAAATTCAAAATTAAAAAAAGCTATTGGAAATGATATAAAAGGGAAAATTTCTCCTATTTTATATCTTACAGGAATAATTTCAGCATTTTTCCTTCCTGTAATTTCTTTATTTTTCTATGCTCTCACTGCTGTTCTCTGGATAATTCCTGACAACCGTATAGAAAAACTACATATAGAAGAAGAAAAATAA
- a CDS encoding histidine phosphatase family protein — translation MEIYFIRHGETLWNTLKIFQGRSDSPLTELGISQAEKLSEKLKDIEFTDFYSSPMGRTIQTTKIIMGDRKQEIKFIEEFKEISMGDIEGIPRSEFEEKYPKEFYDFFNNPVDYDPKVYHGENYYEVIERVKKGLDKLLSYLNDSDRVVVVTHGVTLKALFHVITKEKMDVLGAAKVPQNTSVSIVKYKDGKFNIEVFSDTSHLD, via the coding sequence ATGGAAATTTACTTTATCAGACATGGAGAAACATTATGGAATACTTTAAAAATATTTCAGGGAAGATCTGATTCTCCACTTACAGAACTGGGAATATCACAGGCAGAAAAACTTTCGGAAAAACTAAAAGACATTGAATTTACAGATTTTTATTCATCTCCTATGGGAAGAACTATTCAAACAACAAAAATTATTATGGGAGACAGAAAACAGGAAATAAAATTCATTGAGGAATTTAAAGAAATCTCTATGGGAGATATTGAAGGAATCCCTCGTTCAGAATTTGAAGAAAAATATCCAAAAGAATTTTATGATTTTTTTAATAATCCTGTAGATTATGATCCAAAAGTTTATCATGGAGAAAATTATTATGAAGTAATAGAAAGAGTAAAAAAAGGATTAGATAAGCTTTTATCGTATCTTAATGACAGTGACAGAGTTGTTGTTGTTACTCATGGAGTAACTCTAAAGGCTTTGTTTCATGTCATAACAAAAGAAAAAATGGATGTATTAGGAGCTGCTAAAGTTCCACAAAACACAAGTGTTTCAATAGTAAAATATAAAGATGGAAAATTTAATATAGAAGTTTTTTCTGATACATCACATTTGGACTAA
- a CDS encoding PLP-dependent aminotransferase family protein — protein sequence MKIELPVENGEKIYLQLYYKLKEMIENGEIKGKIFSIRELAKNLGVSISTVVKAYEQLEKNGYIYLRGGSGAYVKYNREKKFYLEDHMENEIFRYGYFSSEYRIDFSTASPNADFFPVEELKKAINYILDRDGGKALLYENPQGYLELRKTIKKELKADGIDVEIKDIQIMSGAQQGIDILSKILIYPGDIVVTEDPAYKGAVISFKNNGAKVERVAMKKDGLDLKELEGILKRDKIKFIYTAATFHNPTGISISEKKRVELLDLAEKYNFYIIEDDCSSDIYFDEKKIRSIKSYDKNDRVIYIKSYSKVFMPGFRLGFMVAPEKIANSVLAGKYSSDISNSGLNQRVFQYFLENGIWNEHIEKSRKEFHKKQKYMYHRLKKIENIKINKPKGGMCFWIELPKEITGEAVYMKLAKRGVGILPGVVFSEKSYNYIRLSFAQCNEKEIDEGIEILEKVIDELR from the coding sequence ATGAAAATAGAACTGCCTGTGGAGAATGGGGAAAAAATATATCTTCAGCTTTATTATAAATTAAAAGAAATGATAGAAAATGGAGAGATAAAAGGAAAAATATTTTCTATAAGAGAGCTTGCTAAAAATTTAGGAGTGAGTATCTCAACAGTGGTAAAGGCCTATGAACAGCTGGAAAAAAATGGATATATATATCTTCGTGGAGGGAGCGGAGCTTATGTAAAATACAACAGAGAAAAAAAGTTTTATCTGGAAGATCATATGGAAAATGAAATATTCAGATATGGTTATTTTTCTTCTGAGTACAGAATAGATTTTTCTACTGCGTCCCCTAATGCTGATTTTTTTCCTGTGGAAGAACTGAAAAAAGCTATCAATTATATTTTAGACAGAGATGGAGGGAAAGCTCTCCTTTATGAAAATCCACAAGGTTATTTGGAGCTTCGTAAGACTATAAAAAAAGAACTGAAAGCTGATGGGATAGATGTAGAGATAAAAGATATTCAAATAATGTCAGGTGCTCAGCAGGGGATAGATATATTGAGTAAAATATTGATTTATCCGGGAGATATAGTAGTCACAGAAGACCCAGCATATAAAGGGGCAGTTATAAGTTTTAAAAATAATGGGGCAAAAGTAGAAAGAGTAGCAATGAAAAAAGATGGACTTGACTTAAAGGAGCTGGAAGGTATTTTAAAGAGAGATAAAATAAAATTTATATATACAGCAGCTACTTTTCATAATCCTACAGGAATATCAATTTCAGAAAAAAAGAGAGTGGAGCTTTTAGATCTGGCTGAAAAATATAATTTCTACATCATAGAAGATGATTGCAGCTCTGATATATATTTTGATGAAAAAAAAATAAGAAGTATAAAAAGCTATGATAAAAATGATAGGGTCATATATATAAAAAGCTATTCTAAAGTGTTCATGCCTGGCTTTAGGCTTGGATTTATGGTAGCTCCAGAAAAAATAGCAAACTCTGTATTAGCAGGGAAATATTCCAGTGACATTTCTAACTCAGGATTGAATCAGAGAGTTTTTCAATATTTTCTTGAAAATGGTATATGGAATGAACATATAGAAAAATCCAGAAAAGAGTTTCATAAAAAACAAAAATATATGTATCACAGACTTAAAAAAATAGAGAACATAAAAATCAACAAACCAAAAGGTGGCATGTGCTTCTGGATAGAGCTTCCAAAAGAAATAACAGGGGAAGCTGTGTATATGAAACTTGCTAAAAGAGGGGTAGGAATACTTCCAGGGGTAGTTTTTTCAGAAAAATCATATAACTATATAAGATTAAGTTTTGCTCAATGTAATGAAAAAGAGATAGATGAGGGAATAGAAATATTGGAAAAAGTAATTGATGAATTGAGATAA
- the pdxT gene encoding pyridoxal 5'-phosphate synthase glutaminase subunit PdxT, with protein sequence MKIGILALQGAFQEHKNILDSLNIDNCLVKTKEQLKDIDGIILPGGESTAMGKLLRDFDILEPLKEKIKNGFPVFGTCSGMILLAEKLSNSDVVHLGVMGIEVKRNAYGRQLGSFETLGDFKGIDKKVKMVFIRAPYVENIKEGAEILSVVNGNITAVREKNMLAVSFHPELTDDTSVHEYFLDIVKKK encoded by the coding sequence ATGAAAATAGGAATTTTAGCTCTCCAAGGAGCTTTCCAAGAGCATAAAAATATCCTTGATTCCCTAAATATAGATAACTGTCTAGTAAAAACAAAAGAACAGCTAAAAGATATTGATGGGATAATTCTTCCTGGTGGAGAAAGTACAGCTATGGGAAAACTTTTAAGAGACTTTGATATTCTTGAACCTCTCAAAGAAAAAATAAAAAATGGCTTTCCTGTATTTGGTACTTGTTCTGGTATGATACTTCTCGCTGAAAAACTTTCAAACAGTGATGTTGTACATTTAGGAGTTATGGGAATAGAAGTTAAAAGAAATGCTTATGGAAGACAGCTTGGAAGTTTTGAAACATTAGGAGATTTTAAAGGAATAGATAAAAAAGTGAAAATGGTATTTATCAGAGCTCCCTATGTAGAAAATATAAAAGAAGGAGCAGAGATATTATCAGTTGTAAATGGAAATATAACTGCTGTGAGAGAAAAAAATATGCTGGCTGTATCTTTCCACCCAGAGCTTACAGATGATACTTCTGTTCATGAATATTTTCTGGATATTGTAAAAAAAAAATAA
- a CDS encoding AI-2E family transporter, with amino-acid sequence MEKKWTFLKFLGAGIVIVLVQSFFQKYDAFKDIYSTYIGYLIPMIYAVFISIFLEPLVSKIEQRFKLERWVAVAIVIVLVIIGVAGFVGLILPQLGKSFKELYNKLPHMQEQLGSLIKRVLDYLKEKELLVIGEKQIEDNIISLLKRNIGNLQEFGISVLLNIVWWTIALSKFFIGFFLAVFILLDKEYFIRFIKNILAIIFGKEKGMYLSDFLNQSRNVLLNYVWGRIIASAFVGVITFVVLFLAGVPYALLSSLMIGMGNMIPYVGSIVAGAIAIFLVILAEPSKIGYLFLAMIIGQTVDGWIVGPKIVSETVGMSTFWVIVAVLIGGSVMGPMGMFFGVPAFGIIKLIYETQLKKIENGSTNIKNKKEKKWKK; translated from the coding sequence GTGGAAAAAAAATGGACTTTTTTAAAATTTTTAGGAGCAGGGATAGTAATTGTACTGGTACAAAGTTTTTTTCAAAAATATGATGCTTTTAAAGATATATACAGTACATATATCGGCTATCTTATACCAATGATATATGCAGTGTTCATCTCCATATTTTTGGAACCTTTAGTGAGTAAAATAGAGCAGAGATTTAAACTTGAAAGATGGGTAGCTGTAGCTATTGTCATTGTTCTGGTAATAATAGGAGTTGCAGGGTTTGTCGGACTGATACTCCCTCAGCTTGGAAAAAGTTTTAAAGAATTATACAATAAACTTCCTCATATGCAGGAGCAGTTAGGAAGCCTCATAAAAAGAGTTCTTGATTATCTTAAAGAGAAGGAACTTCTTGTAATTGGAGAAAAGCAGATAGAGGATAATATAATCAGCTTATTAAAAAGAAATATAGGAAATCTACAGGAATTTGGAATATCAGTTCTTTTAAATATTGTATGGTGGACTATTGCTCTGAGTAAATTTTTTATAGGATTTTTCCTTGCTGTATTTATCCTATTGGACAAAGAGTATTTTATTAGATTTATAAAAAATATTTTAGCAATAATTTTTGGAAAAGAAAAAGGTATGTATTTAAGTGATTTTCTTAACCAGTCAAGAAATGTTCTTTTAAATTATGTATGGGGAAGAATAATAGCTTCAGCTTTTGTCGGAGTAATAACTTTTGTAGTATTATTTCTGGCAGGAGTCCCTTATGCATTGTTAAGTTCTCTAATGATTGGTATGGGAAATATGATACCGTATGTAGGTTCTATTGTAGCAGGAGCTATAGCAATATTTTTAGTAATTCTGGCAGAACCATCAAAGATAGGGTATCTCTTCCTTGCAATGATAATAGGACAGACAGTAGATGGATGGATAGTGGGACCTAAGATAGTAAGCGAAACAGTAGGAATGAGTACTTTCTGGGTAATAGTGGCAGTACTTATTGGTGGAAGTGTTATGGGACCAATGGGAATGTTTTTTGGAGTACCAGCTTTTGGTATAATAAAACTTATCTATGAGACACAATTAAAAAAAATTGAGAATGGCAGTACAAATATTAAAAATAAAAAGGAGAAAAAATGGAAAAAATAA
- a CDS encoding EI24 domain-containing protein produces the protein MKGIKLVLASFSDSFRIINEAKLKKYYFLPGIIGIFLFVVLIFLANLLSFGIMSSLESIFELEKYHALVSILIKILIWVVAVFLYYLVYKSLLLLLLSPILGYVSERVDSHLTGKKYDFTIKDNMRFLMRGAEVGFRSFIKQLVGTCVIMLLSFVFPINLSIPLLIFLLQGYFTGFSFMDYTLERYEFSPKESLEFLKKKRFYSLLCGSIFTLLFFIPFIGIFLAPLVTCVATTKVTLELIERDKFPEVID, from the coding sequence ATGAAAGGTATAAAACTTGTACTGGCTTCTTTTTCAGATTCTTTTAGAATCATTAATGAAGCTAAATTAAAAAAATATTATTTTCTGCCAGGAATCATTGGTATTTTCTTATTTGTAGTCTTGATATTTTTAGCAAATTTACTTTCATTTGGAATAATGAGTTCTTTAGAATCAATATTCGAATTAGAAAAATATCATGCTTTAGTATCTATTCTTATCAAAATACTAATATGGGTGGTAGCAGTTTTTCTCTACTATCTTGTATATAAATCATTACTGTTACTGCTCTTATCTCCAATACTTGGATATGTTTCTGAAAGAGTAGACAGTCACCTTACAGGAAAAAAATATGATTTTACAATTAAAGATAATATGAGATTTTTAATGAGAGGGGCTGAAGTAGGGTTTAGAAGCTTTATTAAACAGCTTGTTGGAACATGTGTTATCATGCTGTTGAGCTTTGTTTTTCCTATAAATTTATCTATTCCTCTGCTTATATTTTTGCTTCAGGGATATTTTACAGGATTTTCATTTATGGACTATACTTTAGAAAGATATGAATTTTCTCCTAAAGAAAGTCTTGAATTTTTAAAAAAGAAGAGATTTTACTCTCTTCTATGTGGAAGTATATTTACTCTTCTATTTTTCATCCCCTTCATTGGGATATTTCTAGCTCCTCTTGTTACTTGTGTAGCTACTACTAAAGTAACTCTGGAACTGATAGAAAGAGATAAATTTCCAGAAGTAATAGATTAA
- a CDS encoding peptidylprolyl isomerase: MKMVKIVILLLIIAGGFFYHSRKSRSADLKIKEGTKVANIVLNAKIKTSKGDINLKLIPEAAPMTVTNFVYLAKRGYYDGLIFHRVIADFMIQGGDPTGTGAGGPGYQFGDEFVEELTFNVPGKLAMANAGPGTNGSQFFITHVPTEWLNYKHTIFGEVVSDADQAVVNKVAQGDTIETIEITGDVDKLLEANKEMKDKMDEILAKTMPELKKY, encoded by the coding sequence ATGAAAATGGTAAAAATAGTGATATTACTATTAATAATTGCAGGAGGATTTTTCTATCATTCTAGAAAAAGTCGTTCAGCTGATTTAAAAATTAAGGAGGGAACAAAGGTGGCAAATATAGTATTAAATGCTAAAATAAAAACTTCAAAAGGGGATATAAATTTAAAATTAATTCCAGAAGCTGCACCAATGACAGTAACAAACTTTGTATATTTAGCAAAAAGAGGATATTATGATGGATTAATATTCCATAGAGTAATAGCAGACTTTATGATTCAAGGGGGAGACCCAACAGGAACAGGAGCAGGTGGACCTGGATACCAATTTGGAGATGAATTTGTTGAAGAGCTTACATTTAATGTACCAGGGAAATTAGCTATGGCTAATGCAGGACCAGGGACAAATGGATCTCAATTCTTTATAACTCATGTACCAACAGAATGGCTTAACTATAAGCATACTATTTTTGGAGAAGTAGTTTCTGACGCTGACCAAGCTGTAGTTAATAAAGTTGCACAGGGAGATACTATTGAAACAATAGAAATCACTGGGGATGTAGATAAATTATTAGAAGCTAACAAAGAAATGAAAGATAAAATGGATGAAATATTAGCTAAAACAATGCCAGAATTAAAAAAATACTAG
- a CDS encoding NusG domain II-containing protein, whose protein sequence is MKRKAKYFKIGDLVIYSFLLFFFATLGMNITSLSQEKASKVEIYVDGKLQYVYPLQKEERDIFVDTNLGGVNVKFKDDMVRVTTSNSPLKLNVKQGWIKDPGEVIIGVPDRLLIKIVGDSKNNDTGEELDFVIR, encoded by the coding sequence ATGAAAAGAAAGGCAAAATATTTTAAAATAGGAGACCTAGTCATATATTCCTTTCTTCTGTTTTTCTTTGCTACTTTAGGGATGAATATTACAAGCTTGTCTCAAGAAAAGGCTTCTAAAGTAGAGATATATGTAGATGGGAAGCTACAGTATGTATATCCATTACAGAAAGAAGAGAGAGATATTTTTGTTGATACAAATCTGGGAGGAGTAAATGTCAAATTCAAAGATGACATGGTAAGAGTGACAACCTCCAATTCACCTTTAAAGTTAAATGTAAAACAGGGATGGATAAAAGATCCGGGAGAAGTTATAATTGGTGTTCCTGATAGGCTCTTAATAAAGATAGTGGGCGATTCTAAAAATAATGATACTGGGGAAGAGTTAGACTTCGTAATAAGGTAG
- a CDS encoding 5'-methylthioadenosine/adenosylhomocysteine nucleosidase — protein MALKVGIICAGDSELEPFLNHIHNCHITEKAMLKFYEGEINNIPVVVLYSGVCKVNAAVAAQILIDSYHVNTIISAGTAGGMEKTIKIFDTVISTQLAYHDVADDILVEFHPWLPSIYFNADEKLLAAAKKIVQNQAVNHPVIFGKMVTGESFIDKNMREIINKKYAPLSVDMESASIAHVCYVNNIPFISIRTITDTASHSGVENFEQNCDKASIISKDIVLAVLEELKNDL, from the coding sequence ATGGCTTTAAAAGTTGGAATAATCTGTGCTGGAGATTCTGAGTTAGAACCTTTTCTAAATCATATTCATAACTGCCATATCACAGAAAAAGCAATGTTGAAATTTTATGAAGGTGAAATAAATAATATTCCTGTTGTTGTTCTATACAGTGGTGTATGCAAGGTCAATGCTGCTGTTGCTGCACAGATTTTAATTGATTCTTATCATGTAAATACAATTATCAGTGCTGGTACAGCTGGTGGAATGGAAAAAACTATAAAAATTTTTGATACAGTTATATCAACACAACTTGCTTATCACGATGTAGCTGATGATATACTGGTAGAGTTTCACCCTTGGCTCCCTTCTATCTATTTTAATGCTGATGAAAAATTATTAGCTGCTGCAAAAAAAATTGTACAGAATCAAGCTGTTAATCATCCTGTTATTTTTGGTAAAATGGTAACTGGAGAAAGTTTTATTGATAAGAATATGCGGGAAATAATAAACAAAAAATATGCTCCTCTCTCTGTTGATATGGAAAGTGCAAGTATCGCCCATGTATGCTATGTAAATAATATCCCATTTATTTCAATACGAACTATTACAGATACAGCTTCTCACTCTGGAGTAGAAAATTTTGAACAGAACTGCGACAAGGCATCTATTATATCTAAAGATATAGTTCTGGCAGTTTTAGAGGAACTAAAAAATGATTTATAA
- a CDS encoding ABC transporter substrate-binding protein, whose translation MKKKLLAVIFLLTFALLLGGTKAIKSETSSETKLKDTLVIAQKAEIKTLDPQKSTDSVSNKIIQLMFDTLITMDKDLNLLPGLAESWESVDPLNTVFHLKKNVKFHNGDIMTAEDVKFSLDRARSLPQCAYNFTPIKEVTVIDENTIKITTDTPFGSLLNQLSITNSSIINKKLVEASEDVFLTNPVGTGQFKFKSWDIGNRLTMERFDDYYGTISKLKEVVIKFITENNSRMIMLETGEADISLDMGVMDLKSIKDNNSLDYIEVEAPTSQFVGFDTKNELLKDKRVRQAIAYAIDNKAITQAIYGDSATPGTSVVPPAMTDFNPDAKKYDLNIAKAKELLTEAGYPNGFNIDLWVSDDSARIDACVIIQEQLREIGINTEIKVFQWATYIKMIENENEVKPIFYMSWNTANGDCDKTMYPLFHSSQIKGSMNVTAFVNKDLDDTLDKARITMDPKVRKELYGKAQEILQEELPHYTILYPKLNLGMRKNIHNLIMKNNGYLDLTNVYVTE comes from the coding sequence ATGAAAAAGAAACTATTGGCTGTGATTTTTTTACTTACATTTGCTTTATTACTTGGAGGAACAAAAGCTATAAAATCTGAAACTTCATCAGAGACTAAATTGAAAGATACTTTAGTTATTGCTCAGAAAGCTGAAATCAAAACTCTTGATCCACAAAAAAGTACTGATTCAGTTTCTAATAAAATAATTCAGCTTATGTTTGATACTTTAATAACTATGGATAAAGACCTTAATCTGCTTCCAGGATTAGCTGAAAGCTGGGAATCTGTTGATCCTTTAAATACAGTATTTCACTTAAAGAAAAATGTTAAATTCCATAATGGAGATATTATGACTGCTGAAGATGTAAAGTTTTCTTTGGATAGAGCAAGAAGTCTTCCTCAATGTGCTTATAATTTTACTCCTATAAAAGAGGTAACTGTAATTGATGAAAACACTATCAAGATAACTACAGATACTCCTTTTGGAAGTCTTTTAAATCAGCTTAGTATTACAAATTCTTCAATAATTAATAAAAAACTCGTTGAAGCTTCAGAAGATGTATTTCTTACTAACCCTGTAGGAACTGGACAATTCAAATTTAAATCATGGGATATAGGAAACAGACTTACTATGGAAAGATTTGATGATTACTATGGGACTATTTCAAAACTTAAAGAAGTAGTTATTAAGTTCATAACTGAAAACAACAGCAGAATGATTATGCTGGAAACTGGTGAAGCTGATATATCATTAGATATGGGAGTTATGGATCTGAAATCTATTAAAGACAACAACTCTTTAGATTATATAGAAGTTGAAGCTCCTACTAGCCAGTTTGTTGGATTTGATACTAAAAATGAATTATTGAAAGATAAGAGAGTGAGACAGGCAATAGCTTATGCAATAGATAATAAAGCTATCACTCAAGCTATATATGGAGATTCTGCTACTCCTGGAACTTCTGTAGTTCCTCCTGCTATGACAGATTTCAATCCTGATGCTAAGAAATATGATTTGAATATTGCCAAAGCAAAAGAACTTTTAACAGAAGCTGGGTATCCTAATGGTTTCAATATTGACTTATGGGTAAGTGATGATTCTGCAAGAATTGATGCTTGTGTTATTATTCAGGAGCAGTTGAGAGAAATAGGAATCAATACTGAGATTAAAGTTTTCCAATGGGCTACTTATATCAAAATGATTGAAAATGAAAATGAAGTAAAACCTATTTTCTATATGTCATGGAACACTGCCAATGGAGATTGTGATAAAACTATGTATCCTCTTTTCCATTCATCTCAAATAAAAGGTTCTATGAATGTAACTGCTTTTGTAAATAAAGATTTAGATGATACTCTTGATAAAGCTAGAATAACAATGGATCCTAAAGTTAGAAAAGAACTTTATGGAAAGGCTCAGGAGATATTACAAGAAGAGCTTCCTCACTACACTATTCTTTATCCAAAACTAAATCTTGGAATGAGAAAAAATATTCATAATCTTATTATGAAAAATAATGGTTATTTAGATCTTACAAATGTCTATGTAACTGAGTAG